A window from Zingiber officinale cultivar Zhangliang chromosome 7A, Zo_v1.1, whole genome shotgun sequence encodes these proteins:
- the LOC121999924 gene encoding jasmonate-induced oxygenase 2-like isoform X2: MGSVQLVEWPEAIVRVQALSESGLTAIPAGYIRPQAELPSLSTGVDAADASIPVVDLETGGEAVAAVAEACRAWGFFQVVNHGVDPSLVERAVEVWREFFRLPMEAKQAYSNSPATYEGYGSRLGVDKGAILDWGDYFFLHLLPEKFKNQEKWPGLPTHYEQSKTTVQEYGDELVKLCQRLMKLLSLSLGLDVNRLPAAFGGDDVGATLRANYYPKCPQPELALGLSAHSDPGGITVLLADDAVKGLQIRKDDRWVMVQPLPGAFTVNIGDQIQYTRAWSIGWW; this comes from the exons ATGGGAAGCGTCCAATTGGTGGAATGGCCCGAGGCCATCGTCCGCGTCCAGGCCCTGTCGGAGAGCGGCCTCACCGCCATCCCCGCCGGTTACATCAGGCCGCAAGCCGAGCTGCCCTCGCTCTCGACCGGCGTCGACGCCGCCGACGCCAGTATCCCAGTGGTCGACCTGGAAACCGGCGGCGAGGCCGTAGCCGCGGTGGCGGAGGCGTGCCGCGCGTGGGGGTTCTTCCAGGTGGTCAACCACGGCGTGGACCCAAGCCTAGTGGAGAGGGCCGTCGAGGTGTGGCGGGAGTTCTTCCGCCTGCCGATGGAGGCAAAGCAGGCCTATTCTAACTCTCCGGCGACGTACGAGGGCTACGGCAGCCGCCTCGGAGTCGACAAGGGAGCCATATTGGATTGGGGCGACTACTTCTTTTTGCACTTGTTGCCGGAGAAGTTCAAGAATCAGGAGAAGTGGCCGGGCCTGCCAACTCATTACGAGCAATCAAA GACAACTGTGCAAGAGTACGGGGACGAGTTGGTGAAGCTCTGCCAGAGGCTAATGAAGCTCCTGTCGCTGAGCCTGGGCTTGGACGTGAACCGGCTGCCGGCGGCCTTCGGCGGTGACGATGTCGGCGCAACCCTGAGGGCCAACTACTACCCTAAGTGCCCGCAGCCGGAGCTGGCGCTCGGCCTGTCGGCACACTCCGACCCCGGAGGGATCACCGTTCTCCTCGCCGACGACGCCGTCAAGGGGCTTCAAATTAGGAAGGACGATCGGTGGGTGATGGTGCAGCCGCTGCCCGGCGCATTCACCGTCAACATCGGCGATCAGATTCAG TATACAAGAGCTTGGAGCATCGGGTGGTGGTGA
- the LOC121999924 gene encoding jasmonate-induced oxygenase 2-like isoform X1, protein MGSVQLVEWPEAIVRVQALSESGLTAIPAGYIRPQAELPSLSTGVDAADASIPVVDLETGGEAVAAVAEACRAWGFFQVVNHGVDPSLVERAVEVWREFFRLPMEAKQAYSNSPATYEGYGSRLGVDKGAILDWGDYFFLHLLPEKFKNQEKWPGLPTHYEQSKTTVQEYGDELVKLCQRLMKLLSLSLGLDVNRLPAAFGGDDVGATLRANYYPKCPQPELALGLSAHSDPGGITVLLADDAVKGLQIRKDDRWVMVQPLPGAFTVNIGDQIQILTNAVYKSLEHRVVVNAEKERLSLALFYNPKSDEVIAPMEELVTAERPAMYSPMTFDEYRLFVRSQGPKGKSQVQSLQKKPHVRNHAFVRDQLQTTLNRK, encoded by the exons ATGGGAAGCGTCCAATTGGTGGAATGGCCCGAGGCCATCGTCCGCGTCCAGGCCCTGTCGGAGAGCGGCCTCACCGCCATCCCCGCCGGTTACATCAGGCCGCAAGCCGAGCTGCCCTCGCTCTCGACCGGCGTCGACGCCGCCGACGCCAGTATCCCAGTGGTCGACCTGGAAACCGGCGGCGAGGCCGTAGCCGCGGTGGCGGAGGCGTGCCGCGCGTGGGGGTTCTTCCAGGTGGTCAACCACGGCGTGGACCCAAGCCTAGTGGAGAGGGCCGTCGAGGTGTGGCGGGAGTTCTTCCGCCTGCCGATGGAGGCAAAGCAGGCCTATTCTAACTCTCCGGCGACGTACGAGGGCTACGGCAGCCGCCTCGGAGTCGACAAGGGAGCCATATTGGATTGGGGCGACTACTTCTTTTTGCACTTGTTGCCGGAGAAGTTCAAGAATCAGGAGAAGTGGCCGGGCCTGCCAACTCATTACGAGCAATCAAA GACAACTGTGCAAGAGTACGGGGACGAGTTGGTGAAGCTCTGCCAGAGGCTAATGAAGCTCCTGTCGCTGAGCCTGGGCTTGGACGTGAACCGGCTGCCGGCGGCCTTCGGCGGTGACGATGTCGGCGCAACCCTGAGGGCCAACTACTACCCTAAGTGCCCGCAGCCGGAGCTGGCGCTCGGCCTGTCGGCACACTCCGACCCCGGAGGGATCACCGTTCTCCTCGCCGACGACGCCGTCAAGGGGCTTCAAATTAGGAAGGACGATCGGTGGGTGATGGTGCAGCCGCTGCCCGGCGCATTCACCGTCAACATCGGCGATCAGATTCAG ATATTGACGAATGCAGTATACAAGAGCTTGGAGCATCGGGTGGTGGTGAACGCAGAGAAAGAGCGCTTGTCGTTGGCTTTGTTCTACAACCCCAAGAGCGACGAGGTGATAGCGCCGATGGAGGAGTTGGTGACGGCGGAGAGGCCGGCGATGTACTCGCCGATGACCTTCGACGAGTACCGTCTGTTCGTGAGGAGCCAAGGGCCGAAGGGCAAGTCCCAAGTCCAGTCACTCCAGAAAAAACCACACGTACGCAACCATGCATTCGTGCGTGATCAACTACAGACTACACTGAATCGAAAGTGA